In Devosia chinhatensis, the following are encoded in one genomic region:
- a CDS encoding outer membrane protein assembly factor BamE, protein MPLRLAKASVAAAVLAVALAGCTSSTSLVTKRTQGYEIPDSALQQIRPGQSQQLVQTVLGSPQSTNTFGDQSAWYYIETKVNQTSFGLTMVQERTVLAVYFDRNKKVTERAVYSLQDGRAINVETRRTPSFGQDKTFIESILESF, encoded by the coding sequence ATGCCCCTGCGTCTTGCCAAAGCTTCTGTCGCCGCTGCCGTGCTTGCGGTCGCACTCGCCGGCTGCACCAGCAGTACTTCGCTCGTTACCAAGCGCACACAGGGCTATGAAATTCCGGATTCCGCCTTGCAGCAAATCCGGCCGGGCCAGAGCCAGCAACTTGTGCAGACGGTACTCGGTTCGCCGCAGTCGACCAACACCTTCGGCGACCAATCTGCCTGGTACTACATTGAAACCAAGGTCAATCAGACCTCGTTCGGGCTGACCATGGTGCAGGAACGCACGGTTCTGGCAGTCTATTTCGACCGTAACAAGAAGGTGACCGAGCGCGCGGTCTATTCGCTACAGGACGGTCGCGCCATCAACGTCGAAACCCGCCGCACCCCATCCTTTGGGCAGGACAAGACGTTTATCGAGTCGATCCTCGAATCGTTCTGA
- a CDS encoding methyl-accepting chemotaxis protein → MLKFSTRAERRVQREQTETFAAISKSQAIIEFEPDGTIIDANANFLGLMGYTLEEIKGRHHSMFVDPDQASSRAYLDFWASLRSGEFKNEEFHRLAKGGKDVWIQASYNPVLGQDGKVRRVVKLASDITARKLENADWNGQLAAISKSQAVIEFDLSGNILKANENFCSTMGYGLDEIRGRHHSMFVDQAYAQSREYQEFWRSLGRGEYHAQEFRRFAKGGREIWIQATYNPILDLNQRPYKIVKYATDITARKQGVESVGSALTTLAQGDLTVRIDDALHGELEAVRCAFNQAAQTFSGIVRQIRDSSTVLREATGELLSGAKQLDERSARQNGAILETNTAVGQLVRTIKENAERSKSASDNSDIVFKVADDTGKAMSEANQAMDRISQSSAKISNIIGMIDDIAFQTNLLALNASVEAARAGEAGKGFAVVAVEVRRLAQSAASASADVKALVEQSAGEVAAGSKLVSGAATKLGSMVENVRENRALIAEIAQATQEQATSVTEIGNTVRQLDDMTRQNATLVAEINAASAQTEGQARELDTVIDVFALQRGDTQRRPNPPAPARSGPAKTSQMSRRPAVAVGQDWDEF, encoded by the coding sequence GTGCTTAAGTTTTCGACACGCGCGGAGCGCCGCGTACAGCGGGAGCAGACGGAGACGTTCGCCGCAATCTCCAAATCGCAGGCCATTATCGAGTTTGAGCCCGACGGCACAATTATTGATGCCAATGCCAATTTCCTTGGCCTGATGGGCTATACGCTCGAGGAAATAAAAGGCCGACATCACAGCATGTTCGTTGATCCAGATCAGGCATCGTCTCGGGCCTATCTGGATTTCTGGGCCTCTCTTCGGAGTGGCGAGTTCAAGAACGAAGAGTTTCATCGTCTGGCCAAGGGGGGCAAGGATGTCTGGATACAGGCATCCTACAATCCGGTGCTCGGCCAGGATGGCAAGGTGCGTCGGGTGGTGAAGCTGGCCAGCGATATCACGGCTCGAAAGCTCGAGAACGCCGACTGGAATGGCCAGCTTGCCGCGATCTCGAAGTCCCAGGCGGTCATTGAATTCGACCTCTCGGGAAACATCCTCAAGGCCAACGAGAACTTCTGTAGCACCATGGGCTACGGCCTCGATGAAATCCGGGGGCGCCACCACAGCATGTTTGTGGATCAAGCCTACGCGCAAAGCCGAGAATATCAGGAATTCTGGCGCAGCCTTGGGCGTGGCGAGTACCACGCACAGGAATTCCGCCGTTTTGCCAAAGGCGGCAGGGAAATCTGGATTCAAGCGACCTACAATCCGATTCTCGACCTCAATCAGCGTCCCTACAAGATCGTCAAATACGCAACCGACATCACGGCACGCAAGCAGGGCGTCGAATCAGTAGGTTCCGCTTTGACCACTTTGGCGCAAGGCGATCTCACCGTCAGGATTGATGACGCCCTTCATGGCGAGTTGGAGGCGGTCCGCTGCGCCTTCAATCAGGCTGCGCAGACCTTCAGTGGCATCGTCCGTCAAATCCGCGATTCCTCAACCGTGCTGAGGGAGGCGACGGGCGAGCTTCTGTCGGGGGCCAAGCAGCTCGATGAACGAAGCGCCCGGCAGAATGGCGCAATCCTGGAAACGAACACCGCCGTTGGGCAACTGGTCCGCACCATCAAGGAAAATGCCGAACGCAGCAAATCCGCCAGCGACAATTCTGATATCGTCTTCAAGGTGGCAGACGACACGGGCAAGGCCATGTCTGAAGCGAACCAGGCGATGGACCGGATTTCTCAATCCTCGGCCAAGATTTCTAATATTATCGGCATGATCGATGACATCGCGTTCCAGACCAATCTCTTGGCCCTGAACGCATCGGTCGAAGCGGCGCGCGCCGGTGAGGCCGGAAAAGGCTTCGCCGTTGTTGCCGTCGAGGTTCGTCGTTTGGCGCAATCAGCCGCGTCCGCGTCGGCCGATGTGAAAGCACTGGTCGAGCAATCTGCGGGCGAAGTCGCGGCCGGCTCAAAACTGGTGTCGGGCGCGGCGACCAAGCTTGGCTCAATGGTCGAGAACGTCAGGGAAAATCGAGCTCTGATTGCCGAAATCGCCCAAGCGACCCAGGAGCAGGCAACATCCGTGACCGAGATCGGCAATACGGTACGACAGCTCGACGATATGACACGTCAGAATGCGACCCTGGTCGCCGAAATCAATGCTGCATCGGCGCAGACCGAGGGTCAGGCGCGCGAACTCGACACCGTCATCGACGTCTTTGCTCTGCAAAGAGGGGACACGCAGCGCCGTCCCAATCCACCGGCACCAGCCAGGTCTGGGCCTGCCAAGACTTCCCAAATGTCGCGTAGGCCTGCTGTCGCTGTCGGGCAGGACTGGGACGAATTCTGA
- a CDS encoding ubiquinol-cytochrome C chaperone family protein — MTDTDAERNPMILSLFRKNSATEPVYAVYNSIVAQSRQPVFYAQWMVPDTVTGRFDMISLNMALLFRRLRHGTPEAKAFSQAVFDLFFKDMDRSLREMGAGDLGVPKKIQKMGNIFFGLLAALNEAMDRNDPEALAGVIARNVFDGEDGPHVRALAAYVTAQDAALAAQSADQIIRGNMSFEAVA, encoded by the coding sequence TTGACCGATACCGACGCTGAGCGCAATCCCATGATATTGTCTTTGTTTCGCAAGAACTCTGCCACAGAGCCGGTTTATGCCGTGTATAATTCCATTGTGGCGCAATCCCGGCAGCCGGTTTTCTACGCACAGTGGATGGTTCCCGACACCGTCACCGGCCGTTTTGACATGATCAGCCTTAATATGGCGCTGCTGTTTCGCCGACTGCGCCATGGCACGCCCGAAGCAAAAGCTTTCAGTCAGGCGGTGTTCGACCTCTTCTTCAAGGACATGGATCGGTCCTTGCGGGAGATGGGAGCGGGGGATCTTGGCGTGCCCAAGAAAATTCAGAAGATGGGCAATATCTTCTTCGGCCTGCTGGCAGCCCTTAATGAGGCGATGGATCGAAACGACCCTGAAGCACTCGCTGGCGTCATCGCGCGCAACGTTTTCGATGGCGAGGATGGCCCCCATGTGCGAGCGCTGGCCGCCTATGTCACCGCGCAGGACGCCGCCCTGGCGGCCCAGTCTGCGGACCAGATTATTCGTGGAAATATGAGTTTCGAGGCTGTCGCGTGA
- the glyA gene encoding serine hydroxymethyltransferase: MNAASSSLYPQFFSSTLAEADPEIAEAIKNELGRQQHEIELIASENIVSRAVLEAQGSIMTNKYAEGYPGKRYYGGCQYVDVAETLAIERAKELFGAAFANVQPNSGSQMNQAVFLALLQPGDTFMGLDLNSGGHLTHGSPVNMSGKWFNVVSYGVRKDDHLLDMDEVERLAHEHKPKLILAGGTAYSRIWDWKRFREIADSIGAYLMVDMAHIAGLVAGGAHPSPVPHAHVVTTTTHKSLRGPRGGMILTNDEDIAKKVNSAVFPGLQGGPLMHVIAAKAVAFKEALQPEFKTYAKQVVDNARALSDTLKGHGLDVVSGGTDNHLMLVDLRPKNATGKRAEAGLGRAYITCNKNGIPFDPEKPFVTSGIRLGTPAGTTRGFGIAEFQEIGSLIVEVLDGLREANSDEGNAQVEAAVREKVKALTARFPIYS, encoded by the coding sequence ATGAACGCCGCATCCTCCTCGCTGTATCCGCAGTTTTTCTCCAGCACATTGGCCGAAGCCGATCCAGAGATCGCCGAAGCCATCAAGAACGAACTCGGCCGTCAGCAGCATGAAATCGAACTGATTGCGTCGGAAAACATCGTGTCGCGCGCTGTGCTCGAGGCACAGGGTTCGATCATGACCAACAAGTATGCCGAGGGCTATCCGGGCAAGCGCTATTACGGCGGCTGTCAGTATGTCGACGTTGCCGAGACCCTGGCCATCGAGCGCGCCAAGGAATTGTTCGGCGCTGCCTTTGCCAATGTTCAGCCAAATTCCGGCTCGCAGATGAACCAGGCGGTCTTCCTGGCTCTGCTCCAGCCTGGTGATACCTTCATGGGTCTCGATCTCAATTCGGGCGGTCATCTTACCCACGGCTCACCGGTGAACATGTCGGGCAAGTGGTTCAACGTCGTTTCTTATGGCGTGCGCAAGGACGACCATCTGCTCGACATGGACGAGGTCGAACGCCTGGCACACGAGCACAAGCCCAAGCTCATCCTGGCAGGCGGCACGGCTTATTCCCGCATCTGGGACTGGAAGCGGTTCCGCGAGATCGCCGATTCGATCGGTGCCTATCTTATGGTGGACATGGCCCACATCGCCGGTCTGGTCGCGGGCGGTGCCCATCCCTCGCCGGTGCCCCACGCCCATGTCGTCACCACCACCACCCACAAGTCCTTGCGCGGACCGCGTGGTGGCATGATCCTCACCAATGACGAGGATATCGCCAAGAAGGTCAATTCGGCTGTTTTCCCTGGACTTCAGGGCGGGCCCCTGATGCATGTCATCGCCGCCAAGGCCGTGGCGTTCAAGGAAGCGCTGCAGCCTGAGTTCAAGACCTATGCCAAGCAGGTCGTCGACAATGCGCGCGCCCTTTCGGACACGCTCAAGGGCCATGGCCTGGACGTCGTCTCCGGCGGTACTGACAACCACCTCATGCTGGTTGATCTGCGCCCCAAGAACGCCACCGGCAAGCGTGCCGAAGCCGGTTTGGGCCGTGCCTATATCACCTGCAACAAGAACGGCATTCCGTTCGATCCCGAAAAGCCTTTTGTGACCTCCGGCATTCGCCTGGGCACGCCGGCTGGCACGACACGCGGATTTGGAATTGCCGAGTTCCAGGAAATCGGTAGCCTGATCGTTGAAGTGCTCGATGGTCTGCGCGAAGCCAATTCCGACGAGGGCAACGCCCAGGTGGAAGCTGCGGTGCGCGAAAAGGTGAAGGCGCTGACCGCGCGTTTTCCCATTTACAGCTGA
- the nrdR gene encoding transcriptional regulator NrdR: MRCPYCGNDDTQVKDSRPTEDSGAIRRRRVCNACGGRFTTFERVQLRDLTVVKKTGRKVPFDREKLARSINTALRKRSVDPERVERMISGIVRQLESLGDVEITSDQIGEYVMEGLKNLDDVAFVRFASVYKNFSAADDFRSFLQELAQDKPGRGEAQE; this comes from the coding sequence ATGCGCTGCCCATATTGCGGCAATGACGATACCCAGGTGAAGGATAGCCGCCCGACGGAAGACTCGGGCGCTATCCGACGCCGCCGTGTGTGCAATGCATGCGGCGGGCGCTTCACCACGTTCGAACGCGTGCAATTGCGCGATCTCACCGTGGTCAAGAAAACGGGCCGAAAGGTGCCCTTCGACCGGGAAAAACTAGCTCGCTCGATCAACACGGCGCTGCGAAAACGTTCGGTTGATCCGGAGCGCGTTGAGCGCATGATTTCCGGAATCGTTCGGCAGCTGGAAAGCCTGGGGGATGTCGAAATTACTTCCGACCAGATTGGCGAATATGTCATGGAGGGCCTCAAGAACCTCGACGACGTCGCGTTCGTCAGATTTGCCAGCGTTTACAAGAACTTCTCCGCCGCTGACGATTTCCGCTCTTTTTTACAGGAGCTGGCGCAGGACAAGCCTGGGCGAGGCGAAGCGCAGGAATAA
- the nusB gene encoding transcription antitermination factor NusB, translated as MAEYPKRDVINPRTANQRGAARLAAVQALYQMDVGRASLEDTLAQFGSFHLGREIEGEQYLPADADFFRQIVSGVAKHQLQIDPSVDKALAEGWPIERVDATLRAILRAAAFELLRRKDIPAKVVISEYVDVARAFYEDDASGLVNAALDAIARSSGSELV; from the coding sequence ATGGCTGAATATCCCAAACGCGACGTCATCAATCCTCGGACTGCCAACCAGCGGGGGGCAGCGCGACTGGCTGCTGTCCAAGCGCTCTATCAGATGGATGTAGGTCGCGCCTCGCTTGAAGATACCTTGGCGCAATTCGGTAGCTTTCACCTCGGCCGCGAGATCGAGGGCGAACAATATCTGCCGGCCGATGCTGACTTTTTTCGGCAGATCGTCAGCGGCGTTGCCAAGCATCAGCTGCAGATCGACCCATCGGTTGACAAAGCGCTTGCCGAAGGCTGGCCTATCGAGCGCGTAGACGCAACGTTGCGTGCAATTCTGCGCGCCGCGGCCTTTGAGCTTCTGCGGCGCAAGGACATTCCGGCCAAGGTGGTCATTTCCGAATATGTTGATGTCGCCAGAGCCTTCTACGAAGACGATGCTTCTGGTTTGGTCAATGCCGCGCTTGACGCGATTGCCCGATCCTCGGGCTCCGAGTTGGTCTGA
- a CDS encoding DUF6898 family protein — MANGTVLFEFVQLGQQMRVAAIDEATGIEVVVITPLNAARGHMERLALAKLRRRLEQERPSPPSVGKFA, encoded by the coding sequence ATGGCAAACGGCACAGTCCTGTTCGAATTCGTCCAGCTTGGTCAGCAGATGCGTGTTGCCGCGATTGACGAAGCGACCGGCATAGAAGTGGTCGTCATCACACCGCTCAATGCCGCGCGCGGGCACATGGAGCGTCTTGCACTTGCCAAGCTCCGTCGCCGCCTAGAGCAGGAGCGGCCCAGCCCCCCATCAGTCGGGAAGTTTGCTTAG
- a CDS encoding L,D-transpeptidase family protein, protein MRLNRRNFLGSVAFLGVSAVLPAARAQDGGSLFDMFSGTGRVLRETDRDGNTAAAQALIATNEPILSYDTLHNLQLAIAQYEPFVAAGGWEEIPQQAYKLQLGVSSPAVVQVKRRLISSGDMPLVEYASDIFDADADRGVRSFQARHGLIVNGQIDEPTWYAMNVSAQTRLQQLYLNYTRVQQMAPQLTDRYVVVNIPAATIEAVGGSMVEQRHTAVVGRVDRATPILASKIHQINFNPYWHVPKSLVRRDLTKYMLENPNYLAEQNIFIYDGSGNTIDPSTINWANITDAQVNYMYRQEPGAANSMGHCKINFYNKHDVYLHDTPSKALFGENARFHSSGCVRVEGVNELVTWLLRDNGDWDRGRVDQTFDSLQRLDVALNSQVPIHTTYITAWANKQGTVSFRDDVYDFDEQGKITFEG, encoded by the coding sequence ATGCGGTTGAACAGACGCAATTTCCTGGGTTCTGTTGCTTTCCTTGGCGTATCTGCCGTTCTTCCGGCAGCCCGAGCGCAGGATGGCGGCTCCCTTTTCGACATGTTCTCGGGCACGGGCAGGGTGCTGCGCGAGACCGACAGGGACGGCAACACGGCAGCGGCGCAGGCGCTGATCGCCACCAACGAGCCGATCTTGTCCTACGACACGCTCCATAATCTGCAGCTGGCGATCGCTCAGTACGAGCCCTTCGTGGCAGCCGGCGGCTGGGAAGAGATTCCCCAGCAGGCCTACAAGTTGCAGCTTGGAGTCTCCTCTCCTGCCGTCGTGCAGGTCAAGCGCCGCCTGATTTCCTCCGGCGACATGCCGCTGGTCGAATATGCCAGCGATATTTTCGATGCCGATGCCGATCGTGGTGTCCGCTCGTTCCAGGCCCGCCACGGTCTCATCGTCAACGGTCAGATCGACGAGCCAACCTGGTACGCCATGAATGTGTCGGCGCAGACGCGCCTGCAGCAGCTCTATCTGAACTATACCCGCGTCCAGCAGATGGCTCCCCAACTGACGGACCGATACGTGGTGGTGAACATCCCGGCGGCCACCATTGAGGCTGTTGGCGGCAGTATGGTCGAGCAGCGTCATACTGCCGTTGTCGGCCGCGTCGACCGGGCCACGCCGATCCTGGCCAGCAAGATTCACCAGATAAACTTCAATCCCTATTGGCATGTGCCCAAGTCTCTCGTGCGCCGGGACCTTACCAAGTACATGCTCGAGAACCCCAATTACCTCGCAGAGCAGAATATCTTCATCTACGACGGCAGCGGTAACACCATCGATCCTTCGACGATCAACTGGGCCAATATCACCGATGCCCAGGTGAACTACATGTATCGGCAGGAGCCTGGTGCGGCCAATTCCATGGGCCATTGCAAGATCAACTTCTACAACAAGCATGACGTTTATCTGCACGATACCCCGTCCAAGGCTCTCTTTGGAGAGAACGCGCGCTTCCACTCTTCCGGCTGCGTGCGCGTCGAGGGCGTCAACGAGCTCGTGACGTGGTTGCTGCGTGACAATGGCGACTGGGATCGCGGTCGGGTCGACCAGACTTTCGATTCGCTGCAGCGGCTGGACGTGGCGCTCAATAGCCAGGTGCCGATCCACACCACCTATATCACCGCCTGGGCGAACAAGCAGGGCACGGTTAGCTTCCGCGACGACGTCTATGACTTCGACGAGCAGGGCAAGATCACTTTCGAGGGCTGA
- the ribH gene encoding 6,7-dimethyl-8-ribityllumazine synthase, whose protein sequence is MDSYGVRFPVPEGSGRGQHFLVVEGRAYPEIADEMKRGALAALEVAGASHEVIAVPSAMEVPVALAMAIETGRFDGYVALGCVIRGQTNHYAAVAGESVRALAELAVVDALPLGIGILTVETEAQAWIRANVKDQDRGGDAARAALVLSGIKAKLNG, encoded by the coding sequence ATGGATTCCTATGGCGTACGTTTTCCGGTGCCGGAGGGCTCCGGGCGGGGTCAGCACTTCCTGGTCGTCGAGGGGCGCGCTTACCCTGAGATAGCCGATGAAATGAAGCGCGGCGCCCTGGCTGCGCTCGAGGTAGCCGGCGCTAGTCACGAGGTTATCGCCGTTCCCAGTGCCATGGAGGTGCCGGTGGCACTCGCGATGGCCATTGAAACCGGACGATTTGACGGCTATGTCGCCTTGGGCTGCGTTATTCGCGGGCAAACCAACCACTATGCTGCGGTGGCCGGAGAAAGTGTTCGTGCTCTGGCCGAGCTTGCCGTCGTCGATGCACTCCCTTTGGGCATCGGCATCCTCACTGTGGAAACCGAAGCACAAGCCTGGATCAGGGCTAACGTGAAAGATCAGGATCGGGGAGGGGATGCCGCTCGGGCCGCCCTTGTCCTCTCCGGCATAAAAGCGAAACTGAATGGCTGA